The genomic window GCCGCGTCGCCGTGCGCGCTGGCGATCTCCGTCCCGCTCACCGTCGTCGCCGCGATCGGCTCGGCGAGCCGGTTCGGCGTGATCATCAAGTCCGGTGCCGTGTTCGAGCGCTTCGGCGTGATCCGCCACGTCGCCGTCGACAAGACCGGCACCCTCACCCGCAACGAGCCCGCCGTCACCGCCGTCCTCACCGCCGACGGCGTGACCGAGGCGCAGGCCCTGGCCTGGGCGGCATCCCTGGAGCAGCACAGCACCCACCCGCTGGCCGCCGCGATCACCGCCGCCGCACCCGGAGCCCCCGCCGCCCTGGAAGTCACCGAGCAGGCCGGGCACGGCATCGAAGGCACCCTCGACGGGGCCCGGGTCACCGTCGGCAGCCCTCGCTGGCTGGACTCGGGGACGCTCAAGGACCAGGTCGCGGGCCTGGAGGAGCAGGGCATGACCGTCGTCATTGTGCACCTCGACGGGGTCCCGGTCGCCGCGATCGGGGTCCGCGACGAGCTGCGCCCCGAGGTCCCAGAGGTCGTGCGCACCCTCGCGGCCCAGGGCGTCGGGATGACTATGCTCACCGGCGACAACGCCCGCACCGCCCGCGCGCTGGCCGCGCAGGCCGGGATCGGGGACGTGCGCGCCGAGCTGCGTCCCGAGGACAAGGCCGCCGCGATCAGCGAGCTGGGCAGGCACGGCTCGGTCGCGATGATCGGCGACGGCATCAACGACGCCCCCGCCCTGGCGGCCGCGGACATCGGCATCGCGATGGGCGCGACCGGCTCCGATGCCGCGATCGAGTCCGCCGACGTCGCCTTCACCGGCCACGACCTGCGGCTCCTCCCGCGGGCGTTCGACCACGCCCGCCGCGGCAGGCACATCATCAACCAGAACATCATCCTGTCCCTGCTGATCATCACCGCCCTGCTGCCGCTCGCCCTGTTCGGCGTACTCGGCCTCGCAGCGGTGGTGCTCGTGCACGAGATCGCCGAGGTGATAGTGATCCTCAACGGGCTCCGCGCCGCCAGGACGAGGAAGTAGGAGGGATCATCGAGTGCTATAACTCCGATACGCGCTAGCGCATGTCGATGACGCCGGTGCCGACCTCGAGGTGCTTGGTGCGGGCACCGGCCGCGGCGAGCAGCGGCATGGGCGAGGAGTGCTGGGCGGCGTAGTGGTGGACGCGCCAGGAGGCGTTGTTGACGCCGATCTCGTCGGCGCCGACAACGATCTCGACCGCGTCGTGGAGGGCCTGGGCGGCGTCGGGGGCACCGTGGCCGAGGCCCTCGCCGTAATGGCCGAAGGACAGGAATCCGAATCACTTCATGGAAGGTTAAACCATCTGAAATCTCGGAACATGACCAGCCCCTCAGCGCAGTGGGGCTGACGCGGCGCTGATGCTCGCGTCACTCCCCGGTCGGGACTCGCCCGGAGGTGTCCATCCAGAGGAGGACGCCCTCGCCGCCCTCGAAGGTGATGCCGGCGAGCTCCTCGACCCGCGCCAGCTCCTCGAAGCCGACGGCGAGGTGCACGGCGAGGGAGGCGTGGTTCGTCGCGTTGACGACGCTGTGGAGCACAGCCCCCGGGCTCTGCTCGGCGACGGCGTCGGCCACGGCCGACAGCAGGGCCCGGCCGATGCCGTGCCTCCGGGCATCCGGGTCGACGACCATCCCGGAGACCATCCAGCCCGGCGCCATCTGCGCCGAGGCGGCCATGCCCTCGGGCATGGGGAAGGCGCCGGAGAGCGCGACCGGGGTGAGCTGGGCGTCGATGGGGTGCTCGTCAGTGGTGGCCGGGACGAGCGCGAGGAGGAGGACCGGGAGGGCCCCGATCATGCGGGGCGCCTCCTCGAGGGCCTCGTCGACGTCCT from Actinomyces radicidentis includes these protein-coding regions:
- a CDS encoding heavy metal translocating P-type ATPase, whose protein sequence is MSAACGCDEPETRVGEEADEEQERPWWRDRGIMVPVLSGVAFGTGLVLEWTGAEVPALVAFWIGLLLGASTFTPGAIRKLFKGKLGIGLLMTISAVGAVILGYVEEAAALAFLYSIAEALEDKAMDRARGGLRALLKLVPETATIRRDGAPVEVAAKDLQVGQLMLVRPGERIATDGIVRTGRSSLDTSAITGESIPVEVEPGDAVSAGAINTAGALEVEATAAGTDNSLTTIVELVEQAQAEKGDRARLADRIARPLVPGVLILAALVAIIGSLLGDPELWITRALVVLVAASPCALAISVPLTVVAAIGSASRFGVIIKSGAVFERFGVIRHVAVDKTGTLTRNEPAVTAVLTADGVTEAQALAWAASLEQHSTHPLAAAITAAAPGAPAALEVTEQAGHGIEGTLDGARVTVGSPRWLDSGTLKDQVAGLEEQGMTVVIVHLDGVPVAAIGVRDELRPEVPEVVRTLAAQGVGMTMLTGDNARTARALAAQAGIGDVRAELRPEDKAAAISELGRHGSVAMIGDGINDAPALAAADIGIAMGATGSDAAIESADVAFTGHDLRLLPRAFDHARRGRHIINQNIILSLLIITALLPLALFGVLGLAAVVLVHEIAEVIVILNGLRAARTRK
- a CDS encoding GNAT family N-acetyltransferase, with protein sequence MNDFAPYEPDAHGTPVSGIVIRPAEPADAPRVAQLLALRGQDVDEALEEAPRMIGALPVLLLALVPATTDEHPIDAQLTPVALSGAFPMPEGMAASAQMAPGWMVSGMVVDPDARRHGIGRALLSAVADAVAEQSPGAVLHSVVNATNHASLAVHLAVGFEELARVEELAGITFEGGEGVLLWMDTSGRVPTGE